The DNA region AGAGTTGAATGACAAATTGCCGGCGATCACCTACCAGTGAGGAACGCGAGGAAGAACAGCCGGACGCGCGCGATCTGCTTCATCACGTGACCCTCCGCGTCCTGCTCGACGTACAGCTCGTCGACCGCCGTCACCTGCACCTCCTCAGTCTTGTACGTCAGCGCCCGGTCCCGGTGCACGTTCATCTTGAACAGGGCCTCCTCAATGCACACGGAAAACTGCTTCATGTCCTCGTAGTTCATCGAGCCGAGCTTGAACAGCTGCGAGATCTGGGGCGCATGCTCGACCGGCAGCCCGAGCTTCTTCAGGTCGCTGCCGAGCTCCTTCACGCCCTGGTAGTCGCCCTGGATCGCGTACGCCGCGAACTGGCTCAGCTTGTTGGTCAGCCGCTCCGCCTTGGTCACCTGGCCGGGCCGCACGCCCGGCCGCTCCTTGTAGAACACGTACTGCAGCTTGATCGTGAAGATTTTGCCAAAGTTGTCGTACTGCTGGGCGCCGATCTCCGACACGGAGTAGCAGGCCTGCAGCGGCAGCTCCTGGAACGGCTCCTTGTCGGTGGCCGCgttcagcagctgcagcaccgGGCTGTCGCCCTGGTACACCAGCCGGATGTAGATCTTCTTCCAGAACCGCTGCCCGGtgatcttcttcttgttcGGCTGGCGGAGCTGCATCTCCCACCCGTCGCCGTGGTAGATGACGCGCGGGAAGTCCTCCAGCGGCTgcgacacgtcctcgtcgaACAGGGGCGTCGGCGGTGTCTCCTGCGAATCGGTACGCTCCAGCTGCGGCTCTGTAGAGCAGCAAgggtagaaagagagagagagagagagagagagagagagagagagagagaggacgaGAGTTCAGAGCAGATTCTTAGCTGGGGCAAGAGCGATGTGAGTACTTACTGTCCGGCAGGCTCACAGGGATGGGTTCTGCTTCGTCGCTGCGCTCGAACGGATTGACGCGCGGCGACGAATCGCCTGAGTATATGGACGCCGTCTGTGGGCTTTTGGGCGGTGGCGCTAGGGCCAGCGCGGAATAGTGCGTCTCGACGCCCTCCTTCGGCCGAATCACCACGTTGAACTCACGGCCTCCTTCGTCCGAATCGCGCGAGTGCGATCTGCCAAACGGTGTGCCCTGTTTTTTAGTttgtggaaagaaaaacgcGTTAAGACAGGGTCTGGAAGTGCATTAGGCATTGCCCACGAGACGTATTTCGGTTGCTTTACATGAAGAGTGTATTCTTCAATCACAGGTTATATGCTTGTATTGTTCAATATCTCCAATCGGGTAGCTGCATGTCTGGATTCCTTAATCAAATTAAAGACCTGATCTTTTTCTTTCTAATCCCTAGTCTTGTACATCTTGAAGCTCTCAAAACAAGCCATCCATCACCAAAACTGATGGAAAAAGAAACTTCTCTTCAGGAACTTCATTCTGcatcaaaagaaaacaaaatattacgTAACTGAGCGCCATTATGGCTTCTGTGTTCACAATTAGAGCCAGTGCTGCagaatgtcatgagcatcacgagaaattcaccaacgaaaacattgaatacagcttgctgctcattgctgatactcaattaaagtgcgtcatgacacgCCGAAAACGACATGCAAGTGCTTGAATCAAACGCGaaactctgactgacaagctgagcttaatgccAGCGCAAACACAATCATGACTTTTTCTGGTAGTGAACAATGCTGCCCAATACCACTATTgcagtcaccaacactcatcaCTGAAATGAAGTTCAAGTCAGCTCACGTGatacaactgagatgatcagaggtgagactcaaacagttagtggaccaatcacatgcttggtgccATTTTGATTATCACCcaactcacttggtcacgacgtATTCTGTGGGTGAgtatcacgacattcttggaacaTACTTGGCGTGTGGTCTTAAGCAACAAAATGTGCATTCTTTCTAGCTCTGTCGGATTTGATGGTCTATCGGGTCAAATAGAGCGAGAAACCATGATCATTTTATTTCTTGGACCGCTCGCACGAACTGCATATTGCCCATGACTGTCGTGATGATCATCGGCAGAAAATGTTGCGACCAAGTGATTGgtcaagagttggttgcataCAAtatcaccaagcatgtgatggtcgcaacaactgtttgagttCACAGTACCTTGGAtgatcacagtagagctcgtaacgctgacattattttgtttcagtcgaaatttgtcatgactatgtcagtaaCATTTTGCAGATTTGATCATAgtactgaccaagcgatggtcgcaaaaatgtcacgaaatATGTATacgtcacaccaatcgttttgagtatgacatataattatcaaaattgagtacgtgacgctgagttggattttttttagtcatattttttatgacattgacagtgacatttagCAGCACTGTTTAGAGCATCTCTTGAATACCATTTTATGATAAAAGGTACATTTTTCTTACAACAGATCTGCCACAATTGCTATGCTTTACTATGCAATGACCTACAACTTTACTGGTTTCAGTTTAGAAGGTTAATCTGCAACACAAATACATATTTgagaattattttaaaaaaattgcagGGATCCTCAGGTCTTCTGATACTGGATGAACACTTTCTACATGCGTAGCAGTGTGATGTAGCAACACAACCAAACCAATATGTCACCAACTATGTGTGGTAATAGCcacgtgtaaaaaaaaagagcctaaaaagcatgccaactcCAACAGATGACCTGAGAAATCccttaaaaagtaaaaacaatttatttgtagatgaaaaaagtatttaaaatCTTACTTTTTTGGAATCAAAGCTAAAATTGCACCACATATGAGCAACCGAGgccgattttttgtttgtttgcaacaTCATTTGATTTGACCCCTATAATAATGTTCACCACTGTAGGATTTTGTAAAAGTGCTtttaaaagtgtaaaaaatcgCTTAATTTGCTAAATAAACGTTGACTTTTGTAGCAAATCGAAACACGTCTCGTTGCGTCTTCGCCAAAcccttcccttcccctccccccttcacTTACCTCCGGTGCCGGTGGAGCCTGCATGCTCAGGAACGGATCGTCAAACCCGTCCTCGTTGCCAAACCCGTCGCCCTTCGCCTCATCAAacccgccgccaccgccaccaccgaccGGGCCACCCGTACCCCAGGCGTCCCCACCGAACGCATCCACCTCGAGCGCCGCCCCGGTCCCACCGAGCCCATCGTCCAGAAAGATGTTCTCCGCCCGTGCGCCGCCACCAGCGCCTCCGCCCGTGGTCGCGAGCCCCCCGAAATCACCCGCACCGCCGCCACTCTGCTTGCCCTCGAACTTGGCGGCGAACGAATCGAACGCGTCCGGTTCGGCCAcgctggtgttgttgttgttgttggtgaggTTCGTCGCCCCGAACAGCTCGTTCGCGTACGCCAGCCCGCTGCCCGGCGCCGGCCCAACATGCACCACACCCGGcacctcctgctgctgctgctcctcctcctcctcctcgtccaccATTGCGAAGGGGTTGACGGTGGCCGCGGTGCCGTTCGTGCCGCCGCTGATCAGCTGGTCGGCCGGGTTCGTCGTCTCGCCGTAGTAGTGCTGCGCAGTCACCGGTGCGAGCGGTTCCGCCGCGAACAGGGCGGCGTGCTGCTCCTCCACCTGCTGCCGGTCGTAGTCGCTGTCCGCTCCCGCCGCCACCCCGTCCAGCTCCATCTCGACCGGGGCCCGGTCGAGCGTCGGCAGGTTGACGATGCTGCCCGACACCGAGCTGGGAATGTTGCCGGAGGTAATGTTCGAGCCGGTCGGGCTGTACTCGGACGACACCTCCGAGCGGAGCTGGTCGCTCGGGTCGGAGGCGGGCGCCACCTCGAGCACGATCTCGGGCGACGGCTCCACCCCGAAGCACTCCGGCTCCTCCGGCGGTGCCTCCTCTTCCGCTGGCAGCGGTTCCtccacctgctgctgctgctgctgctgctgcacgattGCCGGTGGCGGAGGCTTTGGCGGGGGCACTGCCGCCACTGCCGGTGCCTGTACCGTCGCGATCGGCTGCACGACGGTGGCGAGATTTTCCGCCAGATTCGGCACGAAGGCGGGCTCCGGCCCGGTGCCGCCCGTTGCCGCGCCCGGCAGACCGCCCAGAAAGTCGTCCAGATCGTCGCTGAGCAGATCGGGCTTGGAGGGTCGCGGGGCCGTCGCCGCCGTCGTCGGCTGGGCCGGCTGCGAGAACAGCGACAGGATGTCTTCCTTCGTTTTGGGCGCGGGCGGTTTGGGCGGTGCCGCCGGCTtggccgccaccgccaccgtccCGAACAGGTCGAACAGGTCGGGCTCCTGGGGCGGCGCCGGCCCGGGCGGGGCAGCGACCGGCGACGACGCTACCGAGCTGCGGGGTGGCGCCGGCCGCGGCGGGGGCGGTCTCGGACGCGGCGGCTTCTGCACCGGCGTCACGCTGCCACTCAGCGCCGCCACCGGCGGCTGGTCATGGTCGGCGAACGGGTTgtcggcggcggccgccgccagCTCGCCGTAGTCGGCCGGCGTCGGGCTGGGCGAGTGCAGGTCCCGCATCGAGACCGGGCTGGGCGTGCGCGTCACCGGTATCTTCTGCAGCAGGTTCGTGCTGGTCTGGTCGAGCTGGTCCGCGATCGAGCTGATCAGCTGCTGGGTCGCGGTCGAGGGCGGTATCGGCCGCGGCGGCACCGGTTTGTGCGGGCGGGGCGGTCCGCCCCGCGTCAGCTCGTCCTCGCTCGAGGCGGCCCCGT from Anopheles coluzzii chromosome X, AcolN3, whole genome shotgun sequence includes:
- the LOC120949927 gene encoding protein stoned-B, coding for MANPFLMDDEPLAGSEPTPNPFLFGDDGGAADGAAGDESDNPFLAQAGRGSNPFAFGGEDDEEMPSAAAVTSAMDLFGSAPDPVVVTSGAQLFLASDHIMTAVAPSGGAGEPAAGGANANFFHTTINEEDDLIIPKPTHLHLGSNTTAALMDPDGAASSEDELTRGGPPRPHKPVPPRPIPPSTATQQLISSIADQLDQTSTNLLQKIPVTRTPSPVSMRDLHSPSPTPADYGELAAAAADNPFADHDQPPVAALSGSVTPVQKPPRPRPPPPRPAPPRSSVASSPVAAPPGPAPPQEPDLFDLFGTVAVAAKPAAPPKPPAPKTKEDILSLFSQPAQPTTAATAPRPSKPDLLSDDLDDFLGGLPGAATGGTGPEPAFVPNLAENLATVVQPIATVQAPAVAAVPPPKPPPPAIVQQQQQQQQVEEPLPAEEEAPPEEPECFGVEPSPEIVLEVAPASDPSDQLRSEVSSEYSPTGSNITSGNIPSSVSGSIVNLPTLDRAPVEMELDGVAAGADSDYDRQQVEEQHAALFAAEPLAPVTAQHYYGETTNPADQLISGGTNGTAATVNPFAMVDEEEEEEQQQQEVPGVVHVGPAPGSGLAYANELFGATNLTNNNNNTSVAEPDAFDSFAAKFEGKQSGGGAGDFGGLATTGGGAGGGARAENIFLDDGLGGTGAALEVDAFGGDAWGTGGPVGGGGGGGFDEAKGDGFGNEDGFDDPFLSMQAPPAPEGTPFGRSHSRDSDEGGREFNVVIRPKEGVETHYSALALAPPPKSPQTASIYSGDSSPRVNPFERSDEAEPIPVSLPDKPQLERTDSQETPPTPLFDEDVSQPLEDFPRVIYHGDGWEMQLRQPNKKKITGQRFWKKIYIRLVYQGDSPVLQLLNAATDKEPFQELPLQACYSVSEIGAQQYDNFGKIFTIKLQYVFYKERPGVRPGQVTKAERLTNKLSQFAAYAIQGDYQGVKELGSDLKKLGLPVEHAPQISQLFKLGSMNYEDMKQFSVCIEEALFKMNVHRDRALTYKTEEVQVTAVDELYVEQDAEGHVMKQIARVRLFFLAFLTGMPDIELGVNDLWRQGKEVVGRHDIIPVVTEEWIRLEGVEFHSCVQQDEYERSRTIKFKPPDACYIELMRFRIRPPKNRELPLQLKATWCVTGNKVELRADVLVPGFASRKLGQIPCEDVSIRFPIPECWIYLFRVEKHFRYGSVKSAHRRTGKIKGIERILGTVDTLQESLIEVTSGQAKYEHHHRAIVWRCPRLPKEGQGAYTTHQLVCRMALTSFDQIPEQLAPYAYVEFTMPATQASHTTVRSVSVQDSESDEPPEKYVRYLARHEYRVGIEHTTGESLNPYLAATTVTKQPIQEEQPMATTPIAPSDSDSDSN